A window of Halobellus sp. LT62 contains these coding sequences:
- a CDS encoding DUF2103 domain-containing protein: protein MDCRRCGTPLERPGDYCLVCNTGNCDAVVVDFERDRAELTMLDEKEVVGRTTLTTVPEDDPESETVELRNFAGRVADEIRRKRPDAVFASGNRDVLREARAQLHHEFYRVAGDDPVERVVERRGERSLEVVETAPREKIGGTHSTLIGGRGGRRAIGVVADHPHVKKIVPGPIDAGGMGSQTGLRAKVTRADDNGNVRLLLRDGSSVQENRIVTTAMDRETGEFVRDDLNEALTEAELREA from the coding sequence CTGCCTCGTCTGCAACACCGGAAACTGCGACGCCGTCGTCGTCGACTTCGAGCGCGACCGCGCGGAGCTGACGATGCTCGACGAGAAGGAGGTCGTCGGACGGACGACGCTGACGACCGTCCCCGAGGACGATCCCGAGTCCGAGACCGTCGAACTCCGGAACTTCGCGGGCCGCGTCGCCGACGAGATCCGCCGGAAACGTCCCGACGCGGTGTTCGCGTCGGGGAACCGCGACGTCCTCCGCGAGGCCCGCGCGCAACTGCACCACGAGTTCTATCGGGTCGCCGGCGACGACCCCGTCGAGCGGGTGGTAGAGCGCCGCGGCGAGCGGTCGCTGGAAGTCGTCGAGACGGCCCCCCGAGAGAAAATCGGGGGCACGCACTCGACGCTCATCGGCGGGCGCGGCGGTCGGCGGGCCATTGGCGTCGTCGCCGACCACCCGCACGTGAAAAAGATCGTTCCGGGGCCGATCGACGCCGGCGGAATGGGCTCACAGACCGGCCTGCGTGCGAAGGTGACCCGCGCCGACGACAACGGAAACGTTCGGTTGCTGCTTCGGGACGGTTCCAGCGTGCAGGAAAACCGGATCGTGACGACCGCGATGGACCGGGAAACAGGAGAGTTCGTCCGCGACGACCTCAACGAGGCGCTCACCGAGGCGGAGCTTCGAGAGGCCTGA